Proteins encoded together in one Telopea speciosissima isolate NSW1024214 ecotype Mountain lineage chromosome 4, Tspe_v1, whole genome shotgun sequence window:
- the LOC122659180 gene encoding uncharacterized protein LOC122659180 translates to MTRIKIPQLAYEEQMSRLKFLLIGKLNFRLPQEYWHDDILFSIANAVGRPVAIDRKTKASFYGHFSRVCVDVDETHPRVSEVLVEREQPGSAELFEDPPSRCGDCKKYGHRSKNCPTRHQVTRVEAAIPGVEYVDARVGRRSRRASSGASVRGTAVQGVVTSQQPEVQICPTTETLVVHQIEGFDGLHKEGFGASNTGVACQGGTGSLVQKVLRSSTSAAMVVHQGTGGIV, encoded by the exons ATGACGCGCATCAAGATCCCCCAGTTGGCATATGAGGAGCAGATGAGCAGACTCAAATTTTTGCTGATTGGCAAGCTAAACTTCAG ACTACCGCAAGAGTACTGGCACGATGATATACTTTTTTCCATAGCTAATGCGGTGGGACGGCCGGTAGCCATTGATAGAAAGACCAAAGCCTCGTTCTATGGTCACTTTTCAAGGGTTTGTGTGGATGTGGATGAAACACACCCTAGGGTTTCAGAAGTTTTGGTGGAACGGGAGCAGCCTGGGAGTGCTGAGTTGTTTGAGGATCCACCTTCACGTTGTGGGGATTGCAAGAAGTATGGGCATCGGTCGAAGAATTGCCCTACTCGCCACCAGGTGACACGAGTGGAGGCTGCTATCCCTGGAGTGGAGTATGTTGATGCCAGAGTAGGGAGGAGGAGTAGGAGAGCTTCGTCAGGGGCCTCGGTACGAGGGACGGCAGTGCAGGGAGTTGTTACGTCACAGCAGCCTGAAGTGCAAATCTGCCCTACCACCGAGACCTTGGTGGTACATCAGATTGAGGGCTTTGATGGGCTGCATAAGGAGGGTTTTGGTGCCTCAAACACAGGGGTTGCATGCCAAGGAGGGACTGGTTCTCTGGTTCAAAAGGTGCTGCGTAGTTCCACTAGTGCGGCTATGGTAGTGCATCAGGGGACTGGTGGGATAGTGTAG